From a region of the Myxococcus stipitatus genome:
- a CDS encoding DUF2381 family protein has protein sequence MSSASSVFVLAWGVMVALGVEGSAPALPGGLPPVRRLEIGAEVQGVPQEVRIAPGRATTFIFDTRILPEQLVLDGRERFQRLGLSEDHLLLVPSGTFRDGERLRLEVRFQGGGAPERGIIQLVVDLSRSEPQVEVYRRVRTAESYRQEVEELRARLARLESEASSSGCPPSVTADDALESLLLSIHTPEDLLTKALGEPGPGSHPELAVLGSRLLFLPGRWGAVRLMMRARGDAVGWVAAGATLTRAGGHSVVVRPPRQTGPLRADRDEAVLVLAPDLAGVTEGKYVLRLWDARGRAVTLEGVHLF, from the coding sequence TTGTCGTCCGCGTCCTCAGTGTTCGTGCTCGCCTGGGGCGTGATGGTGGCCTTGGGGGTGGAGGGTTCGGCGCCCGCGCTCCCGGGCGGGCTGCCCCCGGTGCGTCGCCTCGAAATCGGGGCGGAGGTGCAGGGCGTCCCCCAGGAGGTGCGCATCGCGCCGGGGCGCGCGACGACGTTCATCTTCGACACGCGCATCCTGCCCGAGCAGCTCGTGCTGGACGGACGTGAGCGCTTCCAGCGACTGGGCCTCTCCGAGGACCATCTGCTGCTCGTCCCGTCGGGCACGTTCCGGGACGGGGAGCGGCTGCGGCTGGAGGTCCGCTTCCAGGGAGGCGGGGCGCCCGAGCGGGGCATCATCCAACTGGTCGTCGACCTGTCGAGGTCCGAGCCCCAGGTGGAGGTGTATCGACGCGTCCGTACCGCGGAGTCCTATCGCCAGGAGGTGGAGGAGCTCCGGGCCCGGCTGGCGCGGCTGGAGTCCGAGGCGTCGTCCTCCGGGTGTCCGCCCTCCGTGACGGCGGACGACGCGCTGGAGTCGCTGCTGCTGTCCATCCACACCCCCGAGGACCTGCTGACCAAGGCGCTCGGGGAACCCGGCCCGGGGTCTCACCCGGAGCTGGCCGTCCTGGGCTCGCGGCTGCTGTTCCTGCCGGGGCGGTGGGGCGCCGTGCGGTTGATGATGCGCGCGCGCGGTGACGCCGTGGGCTGGGTCGCCGCGGGGGCCACCCTGACGAGGGCGGGCGGGCACTCGGTGGTGGTGCGGCCTCCTCGGCAGACGGGGCCCTTGCGCGCGGATCGCGACGAGGCGGTCCTGGTGCTCGCGCCGGACCTGGCGGGCGTGACCGAGGGGAAGTACGTGCTCCGGCTGTGGGACGCGCGCGGACGCGCGGTGACGCTGGAGGGGGTCCACCTGTTTTGA
- a CDS encoding DNA-methyltransferase — protein MTALPPDAPRCIRADSREPEGYRAALGERKAALLLTDPPYCLLTRRRKGGDLRDTRAHKKIDQNPIVRFETVRDYRVFSEAWLARAVAHLTPDAPLVIWTNLLGKEPIVTAARGLGYAHLRGEFVWGKRTTDKNANEQTLRVYEVALVIARTPEPPLDPAALPIPWAVVGGYDDDGEAARWGGHPHHKPFSIVEPLVRAYSRPGDIVLDPFAGSGSHPAAALRLGRVPACLEIEPEWAERVTHRLRETAARAAQVPSAR, from the coding sequence ATGACCGCCCTGCCTCCCGACGCCCCGCGCTGCATCCGCGCCGACTCCCGCGAGCCGGAGGGCTACCGCGCCGCCCTCGGCGAGCGCAAAGCCGCCCTGCTGCTCACCGACCCGCCGTACTGCCTGCTCACCCGGCGTCGCAAGGGCGGGGACCTGCGCGACACGCGCGCCCACAAGAAGATCGACCAGAACCCCATCGTCCGCTTCGAGACGGTGCGCGACTACCGCGTCTTCTCCGAGGCCTGGCTCGCCCGCGCCGTGGCGCACCTGACGCCGGACGCGCCGCTCGTCATCTGGACGAACCTGCTGGGCAAGGAGCCCATCGTCACCGCCGCCCGGGGCCTGGGCTATGCGCACCTGCGCGGCGAGTTCGTCTGGGGCAAGCGCACCACGGACAAGAACGCCAACGAGCAGACCCTGCGCGTCTACGAGGTCGCGCTCGTCATCGCGCGCACCCCCGAGCCGCCGCTCGACCCCGCCGCGCTGCCCATCCCCTGGGCCGTCGTGGGCGGCTACGACGATGACGGAGAGGCCGCGCGCTGGGGCGGCCACCCGCACCACAAGCCCTTCTCCATCGTCGAGCCGCTGGTGCGCGCGTACAGCAGGCCGGGCGACATCGTGCTGGACCCCTTCGCGGGCAGCGGCTCGCATCCGGCCGCCGCGCTGCGCCTGGGGCGCGTCCCCGCGTGCCTCGAAATCGAACCCGAGTGGGCCGAGCGCGTCACCCACCGCCTGCGCGAGACGGCGGCGCGGGCGGCTCAGGTCCCCAGCGCCCGGTAG
- a CDS encoding dicarboxylate/amino acid:cation symporter has translation MKAHHKMLVGIVSGTVAGLLANALAGGVIDAEFLHGLRGAVGRTANAVAGNAAWLDWFVNNVTAPVGQIFIRLLLMLVVPLLFSALVMGVADLDLKQVGRLGARTLGYTVVFSTISVLIGLVAVDLIRPGASLSEEARALARTSTQVQAAPPPSDTSFGAVLMSMVPTNPLKAAADGDMIGLIVFSLIFGLGVALTPGEPVRQLRDTIQGLYDVMMKLIDGVLRLAPYGVAALLFSMTARLGLAILGQLAAYVGTVLLALGVHMFIVYSLSVRFLGGRNPIEFFRDCRLAIVTAFSTSSSSATLPTALKVAEENLKLPANVSRFVLTAGSAMNQNGTALFEGVTVLFLAQVYEVPLSLSQQALIMFICILAGIGTAGVPAGSIPVIAMILGMFKIPVEGLGLVLGVDRFLDMCRTTLNVTGDLAAAVYVARGEPPSRPAAEREPDPSTP, from the coding sequence ATGAAGGCCCACCACAAGATGCTCGTCGGTATCGTCTCCGGCACCGTGGCGGGGCTCCTCGCCAACGCGCTCGCAGGGGGCGTCATCGACGCGGAGTTCCTCCACGGACTCCGCGGCGCGGTGGGGCGGACCGCCAACGCCGTCGCCGGCAACGCGGCGTGGCTGGACTGGTTCGTCAACAACGTCACCGCGCCCGTGGGGCAGATCTTCATCCGCCTGCTGCTCATGCTGGTGGTGCCGCTGCTCTTCTCCGCGCTCGTCATGGGCGTGGCGGACCTGGACCTCAAGCAGGTGGGCCGGCTGGGCGCGCGCACGCTCGGCTACACCGTCGTCTTCTCCACCATCTCCGTCCTCATCGGCCTCGTCGCCGTGGACCTCATCCGGCCCGGCGCCTCGCTGAGCGAGGAGGCCCGCGCGCTGGCCCGGACGAGCACCCAGGTGCAGGCCGCGCCTCCGCCGTCGGACACCTCGTTCGGCGCGGTGCTCATGTCGATGGTGCCCACCAACCCCCTCAAGGCCGCCGCCGACGGGGACATGATCGGCCTCATCGTCTTCTCGCTCATCTTCGGCCTCGGCGTGGCGCTCACCCCCGGTGAGCCCGTCCGGCAGCTGCGCGACACCATCCAGGGCCTCTACGACGTGATGATGAAGCTCATCGACGGCGTGCTGCGGCTGGCGCCCTACGGCGTCGCCGCGCTGCTGTTCTCCATGACGGCGCGGCTGGGCCTCGCCATCCTCGGACAGCTGGCCGCCTACGTGGGCACCGTGCTCCTGGCGCTCGGCGTGCACATGTTCATCGTCTACTCGCTGTCGGTGCGCTTCCTCGGCGGGCGCAACCCCATCGAGTTCTTCCGCGACTGCCGGCTCGCCATCGTCACCGCCTTCTCCACGTCCTCCTCCAGCGCCACCCTGCCCACCGCGCTCAAGGTCGCGGAGGAGAACCTCAAGCTGCCGGCGAACGTGTCGCGCTTCGTGCTCACCGCCGGCTCGGCGATGAACCAGAACGGCACCGCGCTCTTCGAGGGCGTCACCGTGCTGTTCCTGGCCCAGGTCTACGAGGTGCCGCTGAGCCTGTCCCAGCAGGCGCTCATCATGTTCATCTGCATCCTGGCGGGCATCGGCACCGCGGGGGTCCCCGCCGGCTCCATCCCCGTCATCGCGATGATCCTGGGCATGTTCAAGATTCCGGTCGAGGGCCTGGGGCTGGTGCTCGGCGTGGACCGCTTCCTCGACATGTGCCGCACCACGCTCAACGTCACCGGGGACCTGGCCGCCGCCGTCTACGTGGCGCGCGGGGAGCCGCCCTCCCGCCCGGCCGCCGAGCGGGAACCGGACCCCAGTACCCCCTGA
- a CDS encoding FKBP-type peptidyl-prolyl cis-trans isomerase produces the protein MRVGKDSIVSLDYRLHLGDGQVIDQSAPGQPLAYLHGHRQIVPGLEGALEGMNKGESKQVVVQPGQGYGEHDPEGVRTVPRSMLPPGFTPQAGQTLMAQTDQGDISLRIREVRGDDIVIDLNHPLAGKTLHFDVTVQDVRAASSEELSHGHVHGPGGHDHG, from the coding sequence ATGAGGGTCGGCAAGGATTCAATCGTCTCGCTGGATTACCGGCTGCATCTCGGGGATGGACAGGTCATCGACCAGAGCGCGCCGGGACAGCCGCTCGCCTATCTGCACGGTCATCGGCAGATCGTCCCCGGCCTGGAGGGCGCGCTCGAGGGGATGAACAAGGGCGAGAGCAAGCAGGTGGTGGTGCAGCCGGGGCAGGGCTACGGCGAGCATGACCCCGAGGGCGTTCGCACGGTGCCCCGCTCCATGCTGCCGCCGGGCTTCACGCCGCAGGCGGGCCAGACGCTCATGGCCCAGACGGACCAGGGCGACATCTCCCTGCGCATCCGAGAGGTGCGGGGCGACGACATCGTCATCGATTTGAACCATCCGCTGGCGGGCAAGACGCTGCACTTCGACGTCACCGTGCAGGACGTCCGCGCCGCCTCCTCCGAGGAGCTCAGCCATGGCCACGTCCACGGACCCGGGGGCCACGACCACGGCTGA
- a CDS encoding OPT family oligopeptide transporter, with the protein MSQSSPSQTPSPSGLRIQPTDTGVDDEGLSPTKDPERYWLKHVYQGGSRQLTVRAVIAGMVIGAVMCLSNLFVVLKTGWSLGVTITSCILAFGVFGSLRKLGLLKKDFTDLENNAMGSVASAAGYMTGGGNMAAVPALLMLTGALPPSGWLVAWFAVVSALGVFAAIPIKRQLINIEQLPFPTGTATAETIRALHGHGEGASGKARLLGIAGVIGAVLAVVRDARFSWLTNIPEKLSLPFSMLGKKASAWTLSFDFSLVLVGAGALVSFRTGWSMLLGAALTYGFLAPEMVSRGVIPEVTYKAINSWTVWTGASLLVASGLLSFAFQWRSVARSFKELSSLFGRKSSKEAETDPLAGIECPPAWFPLGFAVLGPVAVFLMAYLFQIPWWAGVLALPLAVVMGVIASRVTGETDTTPTKALGPVTQLIFGGLAPGNITANVMSANATGGVGLHAADLLTDLKSGWLLGANPRQQFVAQLFGVVAGAAVVVPVFNLLIPNAETIGSVDYPAPAVMVWAGVSKLLATGVEALPVSARYGAVCGAALGIVLVLLERWAPAKLKAFVPSAASFGLAIVLPASSSISFFIGSAIAALLRRYKPKLAEAATLPVSSGFIAGESVLGIAIAIAKATQVMPK; encoded by the coding sequence ATGAGCCAGTCCTCCCCCTCCCAGACTCCGAGCCCGAGCGGGCTCCGCATCCAGCCGACCGACACGGGCGTCGACGACGAGGGCCTGTCCCCGACGAAGGACCCGGAGCGCTACTGGCTCAAGCACGTGTACCAGGGGGGCTCGCGCCAGCTCACCGTGCGCGCCGTCATCGCGGGCATGGTGATTGGCGCGGTGATGTGCCTGTCCAACCTGTTCGTGGTGCTCAAGACGGGTTGGAGCCTGGGCGTCACCATCACCTCGTGCATCCTCGCGTTCGGCGTGTTCGGGTCGCTGCGCAAGCTGGGCTTGCTGAAGAAGGACTTCACCGACCTGGAGAACAACGCCATGGGGTCGGTGGCGTCCGCCGCGGGCTACATGACGGGCGGCGGCAACATGGCGGCGGTGCCCGCGCTGCTGATGCTCACCGGGGCGCTGCCTCCCTCGGGGTGGCTGGTGGCGTGGTTCGCCGTCGTCTCCGCGCTGGGCGTCTTCGCGGCCATTCCCATCAAGCGCCAGCTCATCAACATCGAGCAGCTGCCGTTCCCCACGGGCACCGCCACCGCGGAGACCATCCGCGCGCTGCATGGCCATGGCGAGGGCGCGAGCGGCAAGGCGCGCCTGCTGGGCATCGCGGGTGTCATCGGCGCGGTGCTGGCGGTCGTGCGCGACGCGCGCTTCTCGTGGCTCACCAACATCCCGGAGAAGCTCAGCCTGCCGTTCAGCATGCTGGGGAAGAAGGCGTCCGCGTGGACGCTGTCCTTCGACTTCAGCCTGGTGCTGGTGGGCGCGGGCGCGCTGGTGAGCTTCCGCACGGGCTGGTCCATGCTGCTCGGCGCGGCGCTGACGTATGGCTTCCTCGCGCCGGAGATGGTGAGCCGGGGCGTCATCCCGGAGGTGACGTACAAGGCCATCAACAGCTGGACGGTGTGGACGGGCGCCTCGCTGCTGGTGGCCTCCGGGCTCCTGTCGTTCGCCTTCCAGTGGCGCAGCGTGGCGCGCTCCTTCAAGGAGCTGTCGTCGCTGTTCGGCCGCAAGTCGTCGAAGGAGGCGGAGACGGACCCGCTGGCGGGCATCGAGTGTCCCCCCGCGTGGTTCCCCCTGGGCTTCGCGGTGCTGGGGCCGGTGGCGGTGTTCCTGATGGCGTACCTGTTCCAGATTCCCTGGTGGGCGGGCGTGCTGGCCCTGCCGCTGGCGGTCGTGATGGGCGTCATCGCCAGCCGCGTCACCGGTGAGACGGACACCACGCCCACCAAGGCGCTGGGGCCCGTCACGCAGCTCATCTTCGGCGGCCTGGCGCCGGGCAACATCACCGCGAACGTGATGAGCGCCAACGCCACGGGCGGCGTGGGGCTGCACGCGGCGGATCTGCTCACGGACCTGAAGTCCGGCTGGCTGCTGGGAGCCAATCCGCGTCAGCAGTTCGTGGCGCAGCTGTTCGGCGTGGTGGCGGGCGCGGCGGTGGTGGTGCCGGTGTTCAACCTGCTCATCCCCAACGCGGAGACCATCGGCTCGGTGGACTACCCCGCGCCCGCGGTCATGGTGTGGGCCGGCGTGTCGAAGCTGCTGGCCACGGGCGTGGAGGCGCTGCCGGTCAGCGCGCGCTACGGCGCGGTGTGCGGCGCGGCGCTGGGCATCGTCCTCGTCCTGCTGGAACGCTGGGCGCCGGCGAAGCTGAAGGCCTTCGTGCCGTCGGCCGCGTCGTTCGGCCTGGCCATCGTGCTGCCGGCCTCCAGCTCCATCTCGTTCTTCATCGGCTCGGCCATCGCGGCGCTGCTGCGCCGCTACAAGCCGAAGCTGGCCGAGGCGGCGACGCTGCCCGTCTCGTCGGGTTTCATCGCGGGAGAGAGCGTGCTGGGCATCGCCATCGCCATCGCCAAGGCGACGCAGGTGATGCCCAAGTAG
- a CDS encoding flagellar motor protein MotB, translating into MSSRLACVLLSALSVLVPLLPSSALAQSSLPTFNLERLELDPAALGSLVVSTGRVLPQGMVRVGVQGHYEYLPLHFQTRWEPGGGMGLVENRFSADVTIAVGVLSWLQLDAEVPYILGQGGSGHRDVPAPEGSGMGAPWVGARVAILNPDTGFHLAADVSTQLPLGSKALLARDEYAVHPSLQLGYLADGWQVGGQAGVLLREKRDLGPLSDEKKDLIGSELRLAATVTSRAGELTRGEVSVVTGIPLQGGRAGAELLVAIRRHATSWLDLYVLGGPGVGAGMDTPTFRFIAGASFATSHVD; encoded by the coding sequence GTGTCGTCACGACTTGCGTGCGTGTTGCTTTCCGCGCTGTCCGTCCTCGTCCCGTTGTTGCCCTCCAGCGCTTTGGCTCAATCCTCGCTCCCCACCTTCAACCTCGAGCGGTTGGAGCTGGACCCGGCGGCGTTGGGTTCGCTCGTCGTGAGCACCGGGCGCGTCCTGCCGCAGGGCATGGTCCGCGTCGGGGTCCAGGGCCATTACGAATACCTGCCGCTCCACTTCCAGACGCGCTGGGAGCCGGGGGGGGGCATGGGCCTGGTGGAGAACCGGTTCAGCGCGGACGTGACGATCGCCGTCGGCGTGCTGTCGTGGCTGCAGTTGGACGCGGAGGTGCCGTACATCCTCGGCCAGGGGGGCTCGGGGCACCGGGACGTGCCGGCGCCGGAGGGCAGCGGCATGGGCGCGCCGTGGGTGGGCGCCCGCGTGGCCATCCTCAACCCGGACACCGGCTTCCACCTCGCGGCGGACGTGTCCACACAGCTGCCGCTGGGCTCCAAGGCGCTGCTCGCCCGGGACGAGTACGCGGTCCACCCCAGCCTGCAGCTCGGCTACCTCGCGGACGGGTGGCAGGTGGGAGGGCAGGCCGGCGTGCTGCTGCGCGAGAAGCGCGACCTGGGGCCGCTGTCGGACGAGAAGAAGGACCTCATCGGCAGCGAGCTGCGGCTGGCGGCCACGGTGACCTCGCGCGCGGGGGAGCTGACGCGCGGCGAGGTGAGCGTGGTGACCGGGATCCCCCTGCAGGGCGGGCGCGCCGGCGCGGAGCTGCTGGTGGCCATCCGCCGGCACGCCACGTCCTGGCTCGACCTGTACGTCCTGGGCGGACCGGGCGTGGGCGCGGGCATGGACACGCCCACCTTCCGCTTCATCGCGGGCGCGTCCTTCGCCACGTCCCACGTGGACTGA
- a CDS encoding ABC transporter permease: MSALVEDVRFSLRLLLKSRGFTLVCLMTLALAIGANTAIFSVVNGVLLRPLPYPEPDRLMQVVRVEKDNGRSSSQSIAGYVWMTAEGSPFSRVAAYEVLPSGFSAVGDGLPERLPGMRVTGGFFETFGVKPALGRGFLPEEDVAGGPRVVVLSESLWRRRFGGAPDVVGRSIVLNDESYTVVGVAPASFAYPKGVHLWTPLQLDLTDRTDSNFLFVTGRLRPGLTEEGAAAALRTLGGRVRAENPDLLDNGQEYVPVDLRTFLAGDLRLALWVLLGAVGLVLLIACVNLANLQLARAAARNRELVVRAALGAAPGRLVRQMLTESMLLSVVGGGLGVLLAAAVLPGLLSLAPDTSLLLPGDGGLAGTQVGIDGRVLGFTLAASLLTGLLFGLLPAWQASRTDLQTALREGAQRATMGPGGGRTRALLVVGQVALAVMLLVGAALLIRGFSALQGVQPGFDPRGVHVLRLSLPEGRYGTVQALERFERQVEERVRALPGVEVVGFTSTLPMDMGPDMSFSIEGKYTGDDNGPGAGWGKYRPVTPGYFGAMRIGLVRGRLLAETDVAGAEPVVVINETAARRYWPGEDPLGQRIRVAHSVPSLRDVVPRVVVGVVRDVREDGLDDDPPPVMYLAPGQMAQGIASMLVRMIPQNLLVRAPGGHADIVKAVQREVWAVDAQQPVMETLKLEEHVARSIGSERFNMVLLGMMAALALSLAAVGIYGVLSYLVSQRTREMGVRLALGATRSEVVRLVLVQGMGSVAGGVVLGCAGALALTRVVSGFVHGVSALDPMSFVLAPLVLLGVGLVATWVPALRASRVDPIIALKYD; the protein is encoded by the coding sequence GTGTCCGCCCTTGTCGAGGATGTCCGCTTCTCGCTCCGGCTCTTGCTGAAGAGTCGTGGGTTCACGCTTGTCTGTCTCATGACGCTTGCCCTGGCCATCGGGGCGAACACGGCCATCTTCAGCGTGGTGAACGGGGTGCTGCTGCGGCCGCTGCCATACCCGGAGCCCGACCGGCTGATGCAGGTGGTGCGTGTCGAGAAGGACAACGGGCGATCATCGTCGCAGTCCATCGCCGGTTACGTGTGGATGACGGCGGAGGGGTCGCCCTTCTCGCGCGTCGCGGCGTACGAGGTGCTGCCGTCGGGCTTCAGCGCCGTGGGCGACGGTCTGCCGGAGCGGTTGCCGGGCATGCGCGTGACGGGGGGCTTCTTCGAGACCTTCGGTGTGAAGCCGGCGTTGGGACGCGGCTTCCTTCCGGAGGAGGACGTGGCGGGCGGGCCTCGCGTGGTCGTCCTCAGCGAGAGCCTGTGGCGGCGGCGCTTCGGCGGCGCGCCGGACGTGGTGGGCCGCTCCATCGTCCTGAACGACGAGTCCTATACGGTGGTGGGCGTGGCGCCCGCGTCGTTCGCGTACCCCAAGGGCGTGCACCTGTGGACGCCGCTCCAGCTGGACCTCACGGACCGGACCGACTCGAACTTCCTCTTCGTCACCGGCAGGCTGCGTCCGGGCCTCACGGAGGAGGGCGCGGCGGCGGCGCTCCGGACGCTGGGCGGGCGCGTGCGCGCGGAGAACCCGGACCTGCTCGACAATGGCCAGGAGTACGTCCCGGTGGACCTGCGGACGTTCCTCGCGGGCGACCTGCGGCTGGCGCTCTGGGTGTTGCTGGGCGCGGTGGGGCTGGTGTTGCTCATCGCGTGCGTCAACCTGGCCAATCTCCAGCTCGCGCGGGCGGCGGCGCGCAACCGCGAGCTCGTGGTGCGCGCGGCGTTGGGCGCGGCGCCTGGGCGGCTCGTGCGGCAGATGCTCACGGAGAGCATGTTGCTCTCCGTCGTCGGCGGCGGGCTCGGGGTGTTGTTGGCGGCGGCGGTGTTGCCGGGCCTGTTGTCGCTGGCGCCGGACACCTCGCTCCTGCTGCCCGGGGACGGAGGTCTCGCGGGCACGCAGGTGGGCATCGACGGCAGGGTGCTGGGTTTCACGCTGGCCGCGTCGCTCCTCACGGGCCTGTTGTTCGGGCTGCTGCCCGCGTGGCAGGCGTCGCGCACGGACCTCCAGACGGCGCTGCGCGAGGGCGCCCAGCGGGCGACGATGGGCCCGGGCGGCGGGCGCACGCGCGCGCTCCTGGTGGTGGGGCAGGTGGCGTTGGCGGTGATGTTGCTCGTGGGCGCGGCGTTGCTCATCCGCGGGTTCTCCGCGCTCCAGGGCGTGCAGCCGGGCTTCGACCCGCGCGGCGTCCACGTGCTGCGGCTGTCGCTCCCGGAGGGGCGCTACGGCACGGTGCAGGCGCTGGAGCGGTTCGAGCGGCAGGTGGAGGAGCGGGTGCGGGCGCTGCCGGGCGTGGAGGTGGTCGGGTTCACCTCGACGCTGCCCATGGACATGGGGCCCGACATGTCGTTCTCCATCGAGGGCAAGTACACGGGCGACGACAACGGACCGGGCGCGGGCTGGGGGAAGTACCGCCCGGTGACGCCGGGCTACTTCGGCGCGATGCGCATCGGCCTCGTCCGCGGGCGGCTGCTGGCGGAGACGGACGTGGCGGGCGCGGAGCCGGTGGTGGTCATCAACGAGACGGCGGCGCGCAGGTACTGGCCCGGCGAGGACCCCCTGGGCCAGCGCATCCGGGTGGCGCACTCGGTGCCGTCCCTGAGGGACGTCGTGCCCCGCGTCGTGGTGGGGGTGGTGCGGGACGTGCGCGAGGACGGCCTGGATGACGACCCTCCCCCGGTGATGTACCTGGCGCCGGGCCAGATGGCGCAGGGCATCGCGTCGATGCTCGTGCGGATGATTCCGCAGAACCTGCTGGTGCGAGCCCCGGGGGGACACGCGGACATCGTCAAGGCCGTCCAGCGCGAGGTGTGGGCGGTGGACGCGCAGCAGCCGGTGATGGAGACGCTGAAGCTGGAGGAGCACGTCGCGCGCTCCATCGGCTCCGAGCGCTTCAACATGGTGCTGCTGGGGATGATGGCGGCGCTGGCGCTCTCGCTGGCCGCGGTGGGCATCTACGGCGTGTTGTCCTATCTGGTGAGCCAGCGGACGCGGGAGATGGGCGTACGGCTGGCGCTCGGCGCCACGCGGAGCGAGGTGGTGCGGCTGGTGCTCGTGCAGGGGATGGGTTCGGTGGCGGGCGGGGTGGTGCTGGGGTGCGCGGGCGCGCTGGCGCTGACCCGGGTGGTGTCCGGCTTCGTCCACGGCGTCAGCGCCCTGGACCCCATGTCCTTCGTCCTGGCGCCGTTGGTGCTCCTGGGCGTGGGGCTGGTGGCCACCTGGGTGCCCGCGCTGCGCGCCTCGCGCGTGGACCCCATCATCGCGCTCAAGTACGACTGA
- a CDS encoding saccharopine dehydrogenase family protein, producing MRTNGILERGTGAITVFGAYGHTGRFVVAELRRRGLTPILAGRDVARLEQLAGRHGGLEVRRASVEEPESLARALGGAVAVINCAGPFASTAEPLIEAALAARVHYLDVAAEVEVAATTLGRSADRAREAGVVVLPSVAFYGGLGDLLATAALRGWPGADELSIAYGLSNWRPTSGTRVTGQVSKARRGGRRLVFREGALRLSDEAPPTRQWDFPSPMGARAVVGEYTTVDSVTISHHLHVGTLSSFMTAAALADLAEGLPPEAVDEAGRSAQTFLVEVVARSGGKVRRAVARGQDIYAVSAPVVVEAAVRLLAGPPRAGVFTVGQLFDAADFLSSLAPLHLSFEQDETQAPVSGA from the coding sequence GTGCGGACGAACGGGATTCTGGAGCGGGGAACAGGGGCGATCACGGTCTTCGGCGCCTATGGGCACACGGGGCGCTTCGTGGTCGCGGAGCTGCGCAGGCGGGGGCTGACGCCCATCCTCGCGGGGCGGGACGTGGCGAGGCTGGAGCAGCTCGCCGGACGGCATGGCGGGCTCGAGGTCCGGCGGGCCTCGGTGGAGGAGCCGGAGTCGCTCGCCCGCGCCCTCGGGGGAGCGGTGGCGGTCATCAATTGCGCGGGGCCGTTCGCCTCGACGGCGGAGCCCCTCATCGAGGCGGCCCTGGCGGCGCGCGTCCACTACCTGGATGTCGCGGCGGAGGTGGAGGTCGCCGCGACCACCCTCGGGCGCTCCGCGGACCGGGCCCGCGAGGCCGGCGTCGTGGTGCTCCCGTCGGTGGCCTTCTACGGTGGCCTGGGGGACCTCCTGGCCACGGCGGCCCTGCGCGGCTGGCCGGGCGCGGACGAGCTCTCCATCGCATACGGGCTGAGCAACTGGAGGCCGACGAGCGGGACGCGCGTGACGGGCCAGGTCTCGAAGGCGCGGCGTGGCGGAAGACGCCTGGTCTTCCGTGAGGGGGCGTTGCGGCTGAGCGACGAGGCCCCTCCGACGCGGCAGTGGGACTTCCCTTCGCCGATGGGCGCTCGGGCGGTGGTGGGCGAGTACACCACGGTGGACAGCGTCACCATCTCTCATCACCTCCATGTCGGAACGCTGAGCTCCTTCATGACGGCCGCCGCGCTCGCGGACCTGGCGGAAGGCCTGCCGCCCGAGGCGGTCGACGAGGCCGGACGCTCCGCGCAGACGTTCCTGGTCGAGGTGGTGGCCCGGTCCGGCGGGAAGGTCCGCCGCGCGGTCGCCCGGGGCCAGGACATCTACGCCGTCTCTGCGCCAGTCGTGGTGGAGGCGGCGGTGCGGCTGCTCGCGGGTCCTCCGAGGGCCGGAGTCTTCACCGTGGGCCAGCTCTTCGACGCCGCGGACTTCCTGTCGTCGCTGGCTCCGCTGCACCTCTCGTTCGAGCAGGATGAGACGCAGGCGCCTGTCTCGGGAGCGTAG